The DNA window CTAGAATAAATACAGAAATGGTAAATCTTTGGAAAAgagtatatttttttcgtaCTAATAatcttcacatttttttttaactgaagtAGTCTTAGGTCTTGGATACTTTTCATACCTTTTTCTTTTCCCACAAGTTGACTGCTCCGCGAGGTTTAATGTACGGCTTACCAACAAAACTGTGAACTGACGATATTTTGCTGTAGAAATTGATTTTGAACTTGCATACTGGTGacgaataaaataaaggaaaatgacaaaaattttcggaaaatcggaaatatgtaaatttcgtaataacctaaaattattttaatatatgaacTACTCGTACAACAACAGGACAACAGGTCCGTTTGTCGGgttagatatatatatgtattgtataaataaaatgtaactatCCGTTAATATTGTTACttcaaataacttaataaaactgTTTAGCTGAACTAAACGCAAGATTATAAAGATAGtccgaattgaaaaaaaaaaaaagggaaaagtacctcagtaaaattattaattataatttaattttgcgaAAAAATGAATGTGAACGAAAGACCATGCTGGCACTCTTATACTAAAAGAAAGTTCTTTtagtaggtataggtaggtaggaacTTGGTTAGGACACATATTATATCCTGTAAATGTggcatgtaaaaaaaaatgtctttcttAGATACTAGGAGTAAAAACCACTAGACATGGCTGTACAattatatacctttgccttttcccgacgggaaagaataaagaaagatAAAACTAGGTATAAATGACTAGGTATAATTAACCCATCAGTAGACAATGTTATATCAAACAACTTTATAATAACTTATGACTACACGTGCTCGCCCTTCACCCTTTAATCCCCCGTCATAATTTTATATCGGCCGCAACAATGACATTTTAAATTGTACCACGGGACTATCGCTCGCTCTAAAGCTATCATCACAATGCAGCTTAATTTAACTGAATTGGGAGATGGTAATAGAATTTAAATGTGGAATTATTTATACAGGATGCTGTTTTTAGAGCGGTCAGTTTAACCAAATCCCAAGTACGCAACGGCTCTGAAACTCATACACATACACGCGaccttattttttgtatatttatctatacttctaatattaaaagAAGCAGATGGACcatttgatggtaagtgaaaacccatcatataaatagagcaacacttcgacGGGTATGGCGAGGGACACGTcgtacaaagtgccgccctgtgtccatcaactgaGTTGTagagtgcctgtaattacatcggcaaccatgCTCTTTGCAGAAATAATGCATCTCGATAATGGACACAACACAACACGACACTAATATTAATCTGGATTTAGAAGCCAAAtgtataatctatacttataataatttgcATTAAATCACGAAGTTCAAGCTTTCTGGACTCCTCCGTAAACAACATCCtgtatagtgtattcttaatcCGCCCTAATTTACACTAATGTGGTCACATCCCTATTTTAAGATCCACGGACACCTAAAAATCGATACACAGAGTAACAGTATACATACAGCCGCAGAAAAGGAAATAAAAGCCATTTTTTACTTTTCTGCTTTTCGTATACAGCTATTAGCCAAATATAAAATAGGTACGTGTAAGCCTTCGACATATTGTTATATTCAACTAGCTGTAACCCGCTTCGCTTCAATATGTTTATTCCTGTTTACATGGAAAAAGCGTAggaaaaaaacgtaaaaaaagaGTAGTACATGTATATAAGAAGTTAATATTACGTTGTGCGTAAAAAATCAATGCATTggtaattttttaagttttgcgAAGTTATTTCTACGGATGAACTGCTGAAGCTAAAGATGTTTCATACATTATCTACCACATAGATTACCTAcaaagttatatttgttttttcgccattggttgcctgaaatTGTATACTGGGTGTATATATATTGGGTGcaataaaagaatattcatcattcattcattcaattatacTACTTTACGTTAGCGTATATCAGTCACTCTGTAGCGATGGATAAATTCTTATCTATCCGTACCTTATTCCTAAAGTTTCGATGTTGTgtagtgtgtgcgtgtgttgtgtgtgtgacCCGGTATTCCGTTATAAATTGAAAAGAGCTGCCAGGTGTGTTTACCTGCTGTTTTTGTCCGCATAGGTTTACACAACCTTTATTTTTGCacgaagtaggtacctaccttatattgttatattatcgGAAGATAGCTATTGTATAATATCCCGTGGACCGAATGTCACGACGTTACGATCTCAATACTGACTAAAATACGCGATTTAATTGAGAGTAGGATCTACGTACGGTGTTTCTTTAATCATTGAGGGTTcccaatcagtggcgtgcatagagggtatacacagggtatgcagatgaatgaatgaatgaatacacttttattgtacaccaaagaaaaaaagtagtacagatgatataaaatgaagaaaatcttggagtacgagttataaaaaacttaagtattaggcattataagagttataaaaagcttacccttaaatatttataactcgaattggagattttcttcattttatatctgtgacggttagatacatgtccagtccacgagctagtggagacgaaactcttgtgctcagagaggccttggtggaacgcgttaatctggccttaagcgaggtgtccgattggggtgacactaatctggtacagtttaatgcttccaaaacccaagcgtgtttgttttccgccaaacggagtccgttccccctaacttcgactttccgaaatgtatctgtgccaatcacgaatagtattgagctcctaggtatcagcatttcgtccaatctaagctttggacaatgcatcgagtccaaagctaaaactgctggcaaaaaacttggcatcctcaacaaagttaagcgctacttcacgccagaacagcttctaaccctgtaccaagctcaggttcggtcgtgcatggagtactgcagccatttatgggatggctctgccaagtaccagctcgatgctttggattcggtggatcgtcgtgctaggagactcattggcaacgaccttgtagtcagtagacttcaaagccttgaacaccggcgcaaggttgcttgtctggctgttttctacaagatacatttcggagagtgtgctcaggagctattcgatttggtcaaaccatctcctttctaccatcgaactgcgaggcaccgaaagaatctgcaccgttacgtggttgaaataccatcaacacgtacgaagcgttttgcttcttcctttctgatccgcaccgcaaaggcctggaatgccctcccatcttccgtcttccctgatacctataatctgggtaccttcaaatcaagagtgaataggcatcttctaggcaagcgcgcttcatcttaggctgcttcatcatttaccatcaggtgtgattgcagtcaagcacttgtctatatactttaaaaaaaaaaaaaaaaaaaaatctgcatatagtggcgtgcaaagcccttggacccagggtatgcaaaggggCTTAGCACAACACTTTAGTTACAAAACTTTattggtcctatctgaaggctctgtatgatcctgagggtagggtatgcactgcttatttgcttatatgcaatgcacgccactgtaatcCCAATCTACCTACTTATACCGTTTCTCGAAAGGAACGGATATAttagagttcgattcccacaagtggacaatgtttgtgggctgaacatgaatgtttttcagtagctGGGtggctatatattataagtatttatgtatattattcataaaattattcatcagttatcctagtacccataacacaagctacgcttactttaggacgagatggcgttgtgtgtattgtcgtagtatatttatttatttcaatgattgtaatatttataattctcttgTTTGTGTGAATTTTACTAAACTTCGAAACAACTGTATCGATTttgattaatgtttttttgtgtaGGTGTTAAAGCACCACCTGTGGGCAGTGACATACTATTCtggtactaataatataaatagaggATTCTAGATATCCCAATGTCCCTTGTTACATTGTTGTAAACATTCGTATAATATAAGTGTCTAAGTACAGCGCCAGAATGGCGTCAATCAATTTAATTCGTcaattcatcacatcaacccattatgagaaagggttaagaagaagtccaccatgctggcccagtacggactggaggactccacacacctttgagaacattatgtagatatcacaagcatgcaggtttcctcaagatgtttcctgttatccttcaccgttgaaacaagtgatattttaattacttcaaactcacataacttagaactaTTACTTGgaccccagaaagtgaagtcgagctcctacccaatgcgctatcaccgcttccaattAATAGAGATAAGGATTCTTCAATTAATGGAGCCAAAAACTAAGTGTCAGTAGCCTTACGAGTGGTAATAATACAGGTCAGAAACCCGTAAACCATACCAGAGATGTGAGCGAAGCATAGAGTCAGGGTTGCGATGGCGCAGCCGGACGCGAGGGCGGTGGACAGCAGCACGGCCGACGCGGAGGCCCCGACTCCCGCGCCGCCTGCCGCTCCGCACACTATGAACACGTACAGGAACGAGGCGGCGCACTCCGCCACCACCGCCTTCCACAGCGATAGAGTCCGCACCTCAAGCCTGGCGGGCACCTTCCCCAGCACATCACTACTTGGACTCGCGTCCCTACGCAAACACTCTAGCTTTTCAAACAACGTTACTATGTGTTGCTCTAGATTATTATCCTCGATATTAAATGTCTGTTCACCCATTTtagtatttgataaaaaaaactagtttatttatttttcacgcATTAAATTATCTAGCTTAGGTAAagctgtattttattaaatttttgccttttatacaattaaaaacgTCTGTCCCCTcagatattaaaaagaaaaaaatataggatTAATATTCCCACAAATGAAAACaacacaaaaactattaaatagtTTAGGTAAACACAGATGCTGTACGTTCTTTGATATAcgctttttatgtatttaaaaatgcttaaataTGTCCCTCAAtagatttaaaaacaatactctcactcaaattaaaaaaaaaacacaaacacgtTCCAAAATATTTATCACAAAAGTACGAAATTCGCGCGAAAcgttctgaaataaaaaagtcaCAGTACTCAAATAGACGAATTCCCGCGCTACGTTCTGAAAACGGATCGGGAAATACACCCACGCGGAGCCACTACCCGGCTCGAAGTGGTTCGACGCGGCAAGTGAATGAACGGAGACTGAACTGAATGGCCCGCACATGTCCCGCCAGGGCCACTTGTTACACCCCCGCCCTGCACTTTGCGAAGGGtgcaaattgtaataaaatcacCAACTTGCCGCACCATTTCTGTaacaataacatttaattatgTGTGCAATTATCGTTtggatttttatctttttaaagtaTGCACCGGCCTAGTTCGATATATAAGGTACCCAAATAATGCTTCAAAGTTAAAGTTTCTGAAAATTCGTCGTTCGGCTTGTGCGTATCTTTTTCCATTCCTTCAACTTCCTAAAATTTTCCCTTTTCAAATTTAGTGGAAACAATGATTCAAATTTAGATTCAAATCCGcgctggtatttttttttgcatttgtatttgaaaaaaaaacgcatGGAATCaacacagttattattttacaggAAAATAACAGACGTGTCTAGTATAAAATCTAAACACTTGCAATCTATCTGCCTAAGTGGCCGATGGCCGCAAAATATgcgaaaaaatacaaaagtttcCCAAGGTGttctaagtaaatatattaggtatatgaaaaaatatgcattatatttttttttctaaatatccATGATGATAAAGCtagttatttgaataagaattaacacTGCGATattaatgtaacccacttttgttccAACCGCggtcaaataaaaattacactcaGATATATCCCCCCCTTTTTATAGGTAATAACGATTAAGTAGTTTAATCATGTAATACATAATTTGTATCATGtctcatcaatagttttctcagcggcTTCATTCTGGCGTGAGTGATGAATTTCATAGGCAACATTTTGCAACTTTGGGTCACATTATAGCAATGGTCTAATGTCACATGTGGATctcgatttttttataataaattatagtctGTCGTtttgtgatagtttagctttctttcgGTGgagaaatgattaaaatcggtccagtaatgagcctattgggtacaaacaaacaaagaaataaaaataatagtgcgTAGAGTCCCTCCGCGCGGAAGTCAAACTTCGTAATTTGGAAATGAAAATAGGAAGAGGTGTTTTTTTAAGACAAACTTTATTAACATTGCTTACGATTCACAATTGATCGCAtcttttaattatcattatgAGATAGagaaatgtatttaaagatCTGATAGAAGGAACCCGTTTCAcatacaagtttaaaaaaagccAACATCACATGTTCCCAcgcggtcacccatccaagcACTGACCGCACCCGATGTTTGTGTAAATTCGGTGATCGGACGGGAGCCGGTGTTTTCAACAAGGTATGGACGTTCACAACAATTACTTACATTTAAATAGAAGACCAAAATCAACGGTGGATAAAAATTGAATAATGCAAAATCCTTAAATCCATATAAGAATTTGTTAGATTTTACTTTAATAGTTTTCTTACTTTTAGTACATTTTGTAGTAAgctagttaactttcacgtgaTAAGTAGAAAATCTCTCACACTCTGTCTGCTCTAAAGCTTTTACCAAGAATCTGCAGGCAAAATATTCACCAGAAAATAAGCACCAATTCGACTTTCTTtttcgttattaattttatttaaaataaggtaAAAAGCCAAAAATAgacttccttatttattttagattatattcaaaacaaaacaaaaagccaacatcacgcggtgttcccaggcggtcacccatccaagtactaaccgcgcccgatgttgcttaactgcggtgatcggacgagaaccggtgtattcaacatggtatggacgttggAGACGGTTTCATTGAATTACACAATCCAATTATGGCTATGTACCTTGTTGAAAGTCGCattagaagtttcacttcaaaaacctTTCCTCTTTTTAATGTTAGTAAAATTTACTTAGTATAAGTATCTATGATTGGTCGGCACCCAACGAGGTGGagagatgacatcaaacgagtcgctggaaaccTACACCCccaatcatcacttaccaccaaataagattgcagtcaggggctaacttgtactgggaAAAAGGAGCTGTTTTATCGAATCAATATGGCTGCTTCTCAAAACGCTCATCAAATGCGCAACTCATTcgctaactaataataattctctTAAACTCATTCCAAGCTGTAGTTACAGTTTACACCACAAAAGGGTATTATAACGCTGCTTTACCGGTTCACCAGAGTATTCCTTTTGCAAATTTTGCAAACTTTGAAAAacattatgacggccgattggcgctatGGGTTTCTGagtctgctttctgagtccaagtctgtgaattcgattcccacaactaagtacaaaatgtttgtgtgcggagcattaatgtttttaagtttctgggtgttctgtatattatcagtaattatgtataatgttcataaaaatattcatcatcttagTACGTCTTagtagatggcgttgtgtgtattgtcgaagtatattatGCTCTTGTTTATTTATCCAAACCGTATTTTTGTACATGATTTGCCTATCCATCAACTCTAAATAACCATTATTAAATACTGTATTAGATACCTTATTGctactatattatttactattactttcttaatgaaaaattaaaataacgagACGCACGAtaggagtttacgtctatgagtaaagTATCCGCTGGGCCaatctatctgtctgtctaaTAACTTTagacgagcaattcttgtatatatgataataataaataattataatatatataacacacCAACTAAACATAATACAAAAGCAACTTATAAACTAATATAGGGTGTAATGGTGGCCTTATCATtgatagtgatctcttccaggccaACATTAAGAGAAAATAAGAGGAAGAGGAGGGGAGGATTCCGAGATTCAGATTACTTATAAACGGCTCAAATTATTtccctaaaatttatttaaaaatttaaataaatcgagATAGAATCactcatatccctctcaacttTATCATTGCAGTCTCCACTGACCCATAGGTCGTCTTCGGCCTCTACGCCTACATGGCACTATGGTCTACGATAAAAACATTAACGTAAGTGCTTCCACTTTCATCGCTTCGTCCATTTTCTCCTTAGGCAATTAATGTCAAACGACAGTAATGTCAAAAAAATCCAATATGTGTTTATCAAGAATGTTCGTAACATAAAACGATTGTccaattaatgtttttcttaaagtatattaatttgtaattttaaatcagCAAATAATTCGATTCgacaagattatttttaatctgtctTTCACTCCGAACAAAACACGGTTACATGCGCGTGACGTCATTTGTGCTTAAGCCAATAATACTGACATCGTTTTTTCCacgattactttatttttatctaaataaactATCAAGAACCTTAGCTGAcgtatgatttatttataataatattaaatagattaCGTAGCTGTAAATACCAAACGAAATAAGTTGACGCATCTAGGGAGATTCGTCAACTTATTTCGTGTCTGAGCACATTAAATGTCAAAAGCACAGATAACATTAAAAGTATTGTCTCTGAGATCTGAGACTATTCCTAACCTGTGGCTgtcaaaatagaaaaaatattttttaaaaatggtggTGTTCATGTTGATGGTGGCGATTTATTGActgatttcatttattttgatttgtattttgtacATATATAGTGTTAATCGCATAGCTTTGTGTAGTGGCTGTAGCCATATCATGCTTTCTTATGTCGGGTTCAGCTAAAACTACAGTGTTGGTCGAGGAGGGTGGCAATCAATCCAGAAAACGTTCCTTCTCGCATGCCAGCAACGAGCATACCAAGAAGGAtctaaacacaaaaaaaacaaaatcagaagaTATGAGTGCAAACGAGAAGAAATCAAACTTTTCGGTACTAAATCCGAACTCCAATGGTGCTGTAAAAACGAGTTCAGCTTCGTCAATGAGTAAACCAGGAGCGACAACAAAGaagttagttataaaaaacttcaaaaGTAAGTTAAATGAAAGCCCATAAAATAACAGACGTAGACAGTtgtcttttctaagttatccaTCCACTTGTATTTTACCTATTAACCCTATTTCTAGCTTCAGAATGAAGTTAGAATTAACGATAACATTAAGTTCATTCTGTCGAAAAAACCTGTCTGTACCCACCAGGGTAATTATCATTCAGCTCAATTACCCTATGCAAGCACAAGGGCCAGACTATAAGACTATTTAAATGTGGAATGCATTAGAACTGCACATTAGCTGCAAAATTGTAGTTTAGATGCAGTTTTTGTGTGTTTGTAATGCATAATGCAGTCTGAATGCAGTGGGATCATGCATTAGGTAGAACTTCACTAACTGGAAGCTGGCTCAGCAGTAGGTTTGCAGTTTTGATGCAGTTGTGCCAAATGCCAATGCTTAAAAACTGCATCAAAACTGTCATTCTATAGCTGGTTGACAGCTGTCATGCAGTCTGTGTGTGCAGTCACTGAGGCTGTGATATAATACAGAAACTTTGACATTGCTCAGActtaagaaacagttaaaatgtaataaaatctatcccacaatcatcaacagcctattacagtctaCTGTTGGACTAAAAGCTTATACCAACCAGAAGGTTGGCTCATAATCACCTAGGGTTGGTGATCTTAGTAGATGGTATTTTAGAAGTATTCTCTGTTCTATAAGTAATACAGAGGATACTTCTGCCCAtactctgttatattcccttagttgaCTCATACAACATCCAttggaagaggaggggtggtggcATATGGAATGAATTTCATATTTTGTTGCGTTAATTAGATTTAACCATTATTTGCTTCGTATAAATAACTAATTTCTTATTCCGCAGGCAAGCCAAATCTTCCCGAAAACTACCAGGAGACAACATGGAGCAAGTTGAAAGAGGCTGTCATAGCTATACAAACCTCCAAGGCTATTGCCTATTCATTAGAAGAATTGTATCAGGCTGTTGAAAATATGTGCAAACATAAGGTATAAGTTGTGCCATGTAAAATGTGCACTGAACTTCTTTGATGATGTACACAATTATTATgaacattcattattttaaccATCATAGAGTTTGCatatattgttatattgtaTAACATTCGATTTAATTCCTATAAATCTTGAACATCCTAGGTCCTTGGGTCCTTATTAATAGACAAGGCGAAATATCTGAATAGTTGGTTGTCACACTTCAATAAATTGGCAGGACCTTTTAAATGTTGCTGTTGAGCTTGAAATAACACTCCATAACTATTccaattttatgccatgttaAAAAAAAGGCTCTTATGGTTCTATATTGATGCCTACATTTACTTGACTTTAATGTGAAACAATCTTTTCCCAACAAATGGTtttaaaagattaattattgatcttttaaatattttactctaaaaagtaataaaaaaggtcattttaaagaagttaagaaaaaaaatgttgcctACCCAATCCCAAAAGTTATGTGAAACATTTAacagaactttttaaacacAGAATTTTAAAACTCAATTATAATATCTCCTATcttaattatagtatttttctaaaatgttttaaatacttttaatcaCTAATTTGGCAGCCTATTAGTGTACTGTTTGGGCACAGGTTTATTCTACATTGAACCTTCAGcttctttatatataaacttttccCTTCTAGATGGCATCCCAGCTGTATGTCAACCTGACTAACCTAGTAGAAGCTCACGTAAAGTCCAACATAGAGCAATTTCTGTCAGAGAGTATGGACCGGCAGGTCTTTCTCAAGAGGATAGACGACTGCTGGCGCGCGCACTGCCGCCAAATGATCATGATCAGAAGCATCTTCCTATATCTTGACCGAACATATGTACTGCAGAATCCTAGTATACATTCTATATGGTAAGACTAGCAATTATCTTCATCTTTGTATTACAGTCTGcagtaaaaaattaatatttaaaaaactattgttGCTTGAAAATACttgtatgtgtacttatgtacatacatattatattctttgGAGTTAGCCAAAAAAGGTTTAGTTCGGAATAACAATGAGAGTTGACATTGTACAATATAAATCTTACTATGTTCCTCCCATGTTTTGTCTCTGATAACGTGATTTTTCCATTAATGTTTGCCACATTGTGCATTAGTGGCAGGGCAgggatattaatgaattttttgcaAGTTTGGTATGTCTTTTGTAGAGGTCGCAACTGCCTTTTATGCAAGTAAAGTACGTATCGTAAACAGGTCTCAAGCTACTTCTATGCAAGTTGAGTCTGTCTCGTATATAGAAAGCACGTGTTGCTTATTCAGGTTGAATACGTCCCGTGTACaggttgcgagtgtcttttatgcctgTTTAGTATGTCTTGTGTagaggtcgcaagtgtcttttatgctagtttagtacgtctcgtatgtaGAAAGCgcgtgtcttttatgcaagtaaagtacgtctcgtatacaggttgcaagtgtattttatgcaagtcgAGTATGGCGCAAGTGTctcttatgcaagtttagtacctttcgtatacaggttgcaagtgtatTTTTTGCAAGTATAGCACGCCTCGTATaaaggttgcaagtgtcttttatgctattTTCTATCAACGTATCGTATATATAAAGTACGTGTCGTTTATACAACTAAAGTTCG is part of the Pararge aegeria chromosome 2, ilParAegt1.1, whole genome shotgun sequence genome and encodes:
- the LOC120633105 gene encoding neurogenic protein big brain-like — encoded protein: MGEQTFNIEDNNLEQHIVTLFEKLECLRRDASPSSDVLGKVPARLEVRTLSLWKAVVAECAASFLYVFIVCGAAGGAGVGASASAVLLSTALASGCAIATLTLCFAHISGAHVNPAVSVALCVRRRVSPLRAALYVAAQCGGAIAGAAAIYG